A single region of the Arthrobacter sp. zg-Y20 genome encodes:
- a CDS encoding NAD(P)/FAD-dependent oxidoreductase: protein MAGTTTDVIIIGAGPVGENVADRIVSGGLSAVIVEAELVGGECSYWACMPTKALLRDAAALRAVRQLPGAAAAVTGGLDVDAVLERRDRFASDWNDDGQVAWLRQAGIGLVRGRGRISAPRTVEVTGRDGTVSTITARHAVVVATGTSAAVPPIPGLADAAPWTSREAVSVKKIPERLAIIGGGVVGTEMATAFSALGAFVTLIARDGVLPRVEPYAAEHVVASLQSSGVQVMAGTSPTGVTRDPSGTVQITLAGGEVISADEVLVATGRRPNTGNLGLEQFGLPDSGWLEVDETLRVTAPGGHVPDGGWLYAAGDVNGRALLTHQGKYQARAAGDVIVARATGAPVEDFAWGRHAATADLLAVPQVIFTDPEIASAGLTLAAAADAGLRVRSVEYDLGSVAGASLHADGYAGRAGIVINEDTNTIVGFTAVGSDVAELVHAATIAIAGEVPLDRLWHAVPAYPTMSELWLRLLETAGR from the coding sequence ATGGCCGGGACTACTACGGACGTCATCATCATTGGCGCCGGACCGGTCGGGGAAAATGTAGCCGACCGCATCGTCTCCGGCGGGCTGAGCGCCGTAATCGTGGAAGCCGAGCTGGTCGGCGGAGAATGCTCCTACTGGGCGTGCATGCCTACCAAAGCGCTGCTCCGGGACGCGGCCGCGCTCCGTGCCGTCCGGCAGCTGCCCGGTGCCGCCGCGGCGGTGACTGGGGGACTCGACGTCGACGCCGTGCTGGAGCGTCGAGACCGGTTTGCCTCGGACTGGAACGATGATGGCCAGGTTGCCTGGCTCCGCCAGGCCGGCATTGGGCTTGTCCGGGGCCGCGGGCGTATCAGCGCCCCGCGGACCGTCGAAGTCACCGGCCGGGACGGTACCGTCAGTACTATTACGGCCCGGCACGCCGTCGTCGTCGCCACGGGCACCAGCGCGGCCGTTCCGCCGATTCCGGGACTGGCGGACGCTGCTCCCTGGACCAGCAGAGAGGCCGTGTCGGTGAAGAAAATTCCGGAACGGCTTGCGATCATCGGAGGCGGTGTTGTTGGCACGGAAATGGCAACCGCCTTCAGCGCATTGGGCGCGTTCGTGACGCTGATTGCGCGCGACGGCGTACTCCCCAGGGTGGAGCCGTATGCCGCCGAGCACGTCGTTGCGTCCCTTCAGAGCAGCGGCGTACAGGTAATGGCGGGAACAAGCCCCACCGGGGTCACACGGGATCCCAGTGGAACCGTGCAGATCACCCTGGCGGGCGGCGAGGTCATCAGTGCGGACGAGGTCCTTGTTGCCACGGGGCGCCGGCCCAACACCGGCAATCTCGGACTTGAACAATTCGGACTCCCGGACTCCGGCTGGCTGGAGGTCGATGAGACCCTGCGGGTGACCGCTCCCGGGGGCCACGTGCCCGACGGCGGGTGGCTATACGCCGCGGGAGACGTCAACGGCCGGGCGCTGCTCACCCACCAGGGCAAGTACCAGGCCCGTGCGGCGGGGGACGTGATCGTGGCACGGGCAACCGGTGCCCCGGTTGAGGACTTCGCATGGGGGCGCCATGCAGCCACCGCCGATCTCCTGGCCGTTCCGCAGGTCATCTTCACTGACCCGGAGATCGCCTCCGCCGGACTCACCCTGGCCGCGGCCGCCGATGCCGGACTGCGGGTCCGTTCTGTGGAGTACGACCTGGGTTCCGTTGCCGGCGCATCCCTGCATGCCGACGGTTATGCCGGCCGCGCAGGCATTGTCATCAACGAGGACACCAACACCATTGTCGGGTTCACCGCCGTCGGATCCGACGTGGCAGAGCTGGTGCACGCCGCGACCATCGCCATCGCCGGAGAAGTACCTCTAGACCGGCTCTGGCATGCGGTGCCGGCCTATCCGACGATGAGCGAGCTCTGGCTTCGGCTGCTGGAAACCGCAGGACGGTAG
- a CDS encoding EthD family reductase, protein MPTKITFIIDNPADPGAFESAYKSIEGNAKQLPKLRRYEAGKVWPKEDGSPTPAHRTLDLYFDSYEDASAAVKTAAAADTFGQLTATGTPFRALFSDVSEG, encoded by the coding sequence ATGCCCACGAAGATCACCTTCATCATCGACAACCCCGCCGACCCCGGAGCCTTCGAGTCCGCCTACAAAAGCATTGAAGGCAACGCAAAGCAGCTTCCGAAGCTGCGCCGGTACGAGGCCGGGAAGGTTTGGCCCAAGGAAGACGGCTCGCCCACTCCGGCCCACCGGACCCTGGACCTGTATTTCGACAGTTATGAGGATGCCTCTGCAGCCGTGAAGACCGCTGCGGCTGCCGATACGTTCGGGCAGTTGACCGCCACGGGCACACCGTTCAGGGCGCTGTTCTCCGACGTATCGGAAGGCTAG
- a CDS encoding spherulation-specific family 4 protein has product MRAPRLALPWYIHPAEGPREWAWLAGQNVSFAVVNVHNGPGGEDDAYYPEAIAGLGYTRLLGYVAVNYGQRPPADVALDVLAWQRIYGLDGIMFDELPSGSGSLGRCAVYAASARAAGIRFLAANPGVFPTPGHVRLFDVTSVFEGTAADYARFRHPAWAQNVPPARLWHLVHSCDPAQIAGVRLAAGHRGAGHAFVTDRSMPTPWLGPPANVSARLAKTKSP; this is encoded by the coding sequence GTGAGGGCACCCCGACTGGCGCTGCCGTGGTACATCCACCCGGCGGAAGGGCCCCGGGAATGGGCGTGGCTGGCCGGACAAAACGTCTCCTTCGCCGTCGTCAACGTCCACAACGGACCCGGCGGAGAAGACGATGCCTACTATCCGGAAGCGATTGCCGGACTGGGATACACCCGGCTCCTGGGGTACGTCGCGGTTAACTACGGCCAGCGCCCGCCGGCGGACGTCGCCCTGGACGTGCTTGCCTGGCAGCGAATCTACGGCCTGGACGGGATTATGTTCGACGAACTTCCCTCCGGATCCGGCAGCCTTGGCCGGTGCGCCGTGTATGCGGCGTCGGCCCGGGCTGCCGGCATCCGGTTCCTCGCTGCGAACCCCGGTGTCTTTCCGACGCCGGGACATGTGCGGCTGTTCGATGTCACCTCGGTGTTCGAGGGAACTGCGGCGGATTATGCGCGCTTCCGGCACCCCGCCTGGGCGCAGAATGTACCTCCGGCGCGGCTCTGGCATCTGGTGCACAGCTGTGATCCGGCACAGATTGCCGGAGTCCGTTTGGCAGCTGGCCACCGCGGCGCCGGGCATGCCTTCGTCACGGACCGATCCATGCCCACCCCGTGGCTGGGGCCGCCGGCGAACGTCTCTGCGCGGCTGGCCAAGACAAAGTCGCCGTGA
- the pelF gene encoding GT4 family glycosyltransferase PelF, which translates to MFSSVTGFCRSAQVHGSTAVPAVPKRIRDKPLKIALVTEGTFPVVTGGVSTWCNQLITGMPDHDFEIFALTGSGADRPVWKLPENVRSLRIIPVWGPPAAPLRPGSRRKEWIDRTQDELALLWDAALGSDDADAVARTDEALRNLVAISNRIGLAHALATRGSVAPILAAWTRHLVSAGEPPMSVADAVMAASIVDRALALVDQRPAGADVIHASSNGPSSLVALAHSWRHGTPILLTEHGVYLRERYLALHGANFSWPVRRAVTAFLRRLCQVVVARAHMVLPVNQFNARWERRLGALPERIHTIPNGVDPETFLPVTSEPELPTISFVGRIDPLKDLETLISAFALVRQQVPTAQLRLFGPTPTENHAYKAGLVELAASLGVTDAVHWEGPSKGSRPAIEAGHLVALSSVSEGLPFTLIESMMCGRATVNTDVGGVAECLDEERTTGMLVPAREPAAFADACITLLSNDRLRADMGAAARRRALAEFTLDRCLGRYREAYAATRDGRLFEHPPAAGFRSGTATGAHGAPTPAVPALRDASQRLSA; encoded by the coding sequence ATGTTTAGTTCAGTCACGGGGTTCTGCCGTTCCGCCCAGGTCCACGGATCCACTGCCGTTCCGGCTGTGCCGAAACGGATCCGGGACAAACCGCTGAAGATAGCGCTCGTCACGGAGGGCACCTTCCCGGTAGTCACCGGAGGCGTCAGCACGTGGTGCAACCAGCTGATCACGGGAATGCCGGACCACGACTTCGAAATCTTTGCCCTGACCGGAAGCGGTGCCGACCGTCCCGTCTGGAAGCTCCCCGAAAATGTCCGCTCCCTGAGGATCATCCCCGTCTGGGGACCCCCGGCGGCCCCGCTGCGGCCCGGATCCCGGCGCAAGGAATGGATTGACCGCACGCAGGACGAACTCGCCCTGCTGTGGGACGCCGCACTCGGGTCCGACGACGCGGACGCCGTGGCCCGGACGGACGAGGCACTGCGCAACCTGGTGGCCATCAGCAACCGGATCGGCCTGGCCCATGCCCTGGCTACCCGGGGTTCCGTGGCGCCTATCCTGGCAGCCTGGACGCGGCACCTGGTCAGCGCTGGCGAGCCGCCCATGTCCGTGGCGGACGCCGTGATGGCAGCCAGCATCGTTGACCGCGCCCTGGCCCTGGTTGACCAGCGGCCGGCGGGGGCCGACGTCATCCATGCCTCCAGCAACGGCCCCTCCTCACTGGTCGCCCTGGCCCACTCCTGGCGGCACGGCACTCCCATCCTCCTGACCGAACACGGCGTGTACCTGAGGGAGCGGTACCTCGCCCTGCACGGTGCCAACTTCTCCTGGCCCGTGCGGCGCGCGGTCACGGCGTTCCTGCGCCGGCTGTGCCAGGTGGTTGTGGCCCGGGCGCACATGGTCCTCCCGGTCAACCAGTTCAACGCCCGCTGGGAGCGCCGCCTCGGTGCCCTCCCCGAACGGATCCACACCATCCCCAACGGCGTAGACCCGGAAACGTTCCTGCCGGTCACCTCCGAACCGGAGCTGCCCACCATCAGCTTTGTGGGACGGATCGATCCGCTGAAGGACCTGGAAACCCTCATCTCGGCCTTCGCACTGGTGCGTCAGCAGGTGCCCACGGCCCAACTGCGGCTTTTCGGGCCCACGCCAACGGAAAACCACGCCTACAAGGCGGGCCTGGTGGAACTGGCAGCCAGCCTCGGTGTCACCGACGCGGTGCACTGGGAAGGTCCCAGCAAGGGCAGCCGCCCGGCCATTGAAGCCGGCCACTTGGTGGCACTGTCCAGCGTGTCCGAAGGCCTGCCCTTTACCCTCATCGAGTCCATGATGTGCGGCCGCGCCACCGTCAACACCGACGTCGGGGGCGTAGCGGAATGCCTGGACGAAGAGCGGACCACCGGCATGCTGGTGCCCGCCCGCGAGCCCGCCGCGTTCGCGGACGCTTGCATCACCCTGCTCTCCAATGACCGGCTCCGGGCGGACATGGGGGCGGCCGCACGACGCCGTGCCCTGGCCGAGTTCACGTTGGACCGGTGCCTGGGCCGCTACCGGGAGGCCTATGCTGCCACCCGGGACGGGCGGCTGTTCGAGCACCCCCCGGCTGCCGGTTTCCGGTCCGGCACGGCTACCGGAGCCCACGGCGCACCGACACCCGCGGTTCCCGCACTCCGTGACGCGTCCCAGCGGTTGTCCGCATGA
- a CDS encoding DUF6596 domain-containing protein, with protein MQPGTVDELLVRMLTPQVIAVLVRRGADFAAAEDAVQDALIEALRAWPQNPPRDPKAWLVTAAWRKFLDATRADTSRRRRELTVDAEPPPGPSGETDDTLQLYFLCAHPSLSPSSAVALTLRAVGGLTTAQIAAAYLVGEATMAQRISRAKRTVAGVGLNTVRFGSPGNVATVLRTLYLVFNEGYSGNVDLAAEAIRLTRQLATGINHPEVHGLLALMLLHHARRPARTDGAGRLVPLAEQDRGRWDTGLIAEGVAILQRALAADRLGEYQAQAAVAALHADAQTAGETDWPQIVSWYDELVRLTGSPVARLNRAVAVGEADGPRAGLAALAELDPALPRRTAALAYLHERDGDAGTAARLYAEAALAAPNLAEREHLARQAARLNAVR; from the coding sequence ATGCAGCCCGGCACCGTGGATGAGCTTCTGGTCCGCATGCTAACCCCGCAGGTCATTGCCGTCCTCGTCCGCCGCGGAGCTGATTTCGCGGCGGCCGAGGACGCGGTGCAGGACGCCCTGATCGAAGCCCTGCGCGCTTGGCCCCAGAACCCGCCGCGGGACCCGAAAGCCTGGCTGGTCACCGCCGCCTGGCGGAAGTTCCTGGACGCGACCCGCGCGGACACTTCCCGCCGACGTCGTGAACTCACCGTTGACGCGGAACCTCCGCCCGGGCCCTCCGGTGAAACCGATGACACGCTGCAGCTGTATTTCCTTTGCGCCCACCCGTCCCTGTCGCCGTCGTCGGCCGTGGCGCTGACGCTGCGCGCGGTCGGCGGGCTGACCACCGCGCAGATCGCCGCCGCGTATCTGGTGGGCGAGGCAACCATGGCGCAGCGGATCAGCCGGGCCAAACGCACCGTTGCCGGGGTCGGGTTGAACACAGTCCGGTTCGGCTCCCCCGGCAACGTGGCCACCGTGCTGCGGACCCTGTATCTGGTGTTCAACGAGGGCTACTCCGGGAACGTGGACCTGGCTGCCGAAGCCATCCGCCTCACCCGGCAGCTGGCCACCGGCATCAACCATCCCGAAGTCCACGGGCTGCTGGCGCTGATGCTGCTCCACCACGCCCGCCGCCCGGCACGGACGGACGGCGCCGGGCGGCTGGTGCCGCTGGCCGAGCAGGACCGCGGCCGCTGGGACACCGGCCTGATTGCCGAAGGAGTGGCGATCCTGCAGCGGGCACTGGCTGCGGACCGGCTGGGCGAATACCAGGCGCAGGCCGCCGTCGCCGCCCTGCACGCCGATGCACAGACGGCCGGGGAGACCGACTGGCCGCAGATCGTGTCTTGGTATGACGAATTGGTCCGGCTCACCGGCAGTCCGGTAGCCCGGCTGAACCGCGCCGTCGCCGTCGGGGAGGCGGACGGACCGCGCGCCGGGCTGGCCGCGCTGGCGGAGCTGGATCCCGCACTCCCCCGGCGCACCGCCGCGCTGGCCTACCTGCATGAGCGCGACGGCGACGCCGGCACGGCCGCACGGCTGTACGCCGAGGCCGCCCTGGCCGCGCCGAACCTGGCCGAACGCGAGCACCTGGCCCGGCAAGCCGCCCGGCTGAACGCTGTTCGATAG
- a CDS encoding YciI family protein yields MAKYLLLKHYRGAPAPINDVPMDQWTPQEVSDHMQFMQDFADRLQARGEYIDGQAVAPEGTFVRYDGEGRPPVTDGPFAETKDLIAGWMVIDVDDYDRAVELAGELSAAPAAGGKPLQEWIELRPFLGSPITITE; encoded by the coding sequence ATGGCCAAGTATCTGTTGCTCAAGCATTACCGCGGTGCACCGGCACCCATCAATGACGTGCCGATGGACCAGTGGACACCGCAGGAAGTATCGGACCACATGCAGTTCATGCAGGATTTCGCCGACCGGCTGCAGGCCCGCGGCGAATACATTGACGGCCAGGCCGTCGCACCCGAGGGCACCTTCGTGCGGTACGACGGCGAGGGCCGGCCGCCGGTGACCGACGGCCCGTTCGCGGAAACCAAGGATCTGATCGCCGGCTGGATGGTGATCGACGTGGACGACTATGACCGCGCCGTCGAACTCGCCGGAGAACTGTCCGCCGCTCCCGCCGCTGGCGGGAAGCCGCTGCAGGAATGGATCGAACTGCGTCCGTTCCTGGGCTCGCCCATCACCATCACTGAATAG